The nucleotide sequence agtgacttcAAATAGGAATCCCATTAACCTCTCCTCACTGGATACAAAACTTGATATACAGAGCAGGTTCTAGATTAGGgataaattaaatcaaattgACTGTTGCGAAAATGGACAcccaatttaaaaataatgcttttaatTCTTCAGGAATGGTGATTTAAATTGTAGATGAAGGTTCTTAGGACATTTTGGCATTATAAGAAAACAGCAAGTAGGTACCAATAACTCATTAAGATCACTGACTTCAGATTTCAGTGAGTtcaatttaaaaagaatatttcattcCCCTtgaatttcaaatgaaaaagtTTGCTTCCTTTCAACTGAATGTGAAAAAGTCATCCTCACCCTTTCTGTTCTGCAACTGCCAGCACAAACAtcctctcccagctgagcaCAAGCCTGACAAAAGTAATTCCTCTTCCTGTAAAGATCAGcttcaaacaaaaccaagagaCCATAATTCTGTGCATGACTGTTACTGCTGCTCCCAGTCCCTTCACAAGTCAGACTGACAACAGATTCCTTTGAATCACTGGATTCCAAGGAGTTCAAGTGCACCTTTAGTTCCAGTTCTCAAGACAGTCTAATAAGCTACGTCACACGAGTCCATGATATTTCTATCGTGAcattcatttaaaacaaaataaaacaaaacaaaaccacaaacaaaaagccagcCAACCATTCATTACTTGCAAGCAGTAAATCAATACTGCTGCATTTCTACTCAAAGCACAGAAAGACCCCTATGCATGCAGGACaaatcttaattttctttcctaattgcatttcttttcacagtTATGAAAAATAATCACAACACTTTCACTTTATATTGCTTACATGCTACTGTTCTCCTAACTGATGGTTATTTGGCAATTCTTTTGATACTGTAGTAGTTAATGTACACGTAGTCTTCTCAATTCTAGCTACTGAACATTTACCTACAGTATAACATTAAAGTTGttgcaaaaaaaatcaactaaaaaaggaaaggaaaaagacttCTACAATCTCTCAAACAACCTAAAGCATTTTTAGgcaaattaaaatttctgaacTCAGAAGAAAAGCATAACTCCTACATTTAATTCAACTTTTCATTTTCAATCTTGGAGATATTCTGCACAGGAGCAGTGGAATGGGAAGTACCAGCTATGAAATGGTATCACCAGACTGCAGAGTGCTTATGTTTCAAGATACTGCACTCCAAGTgtcagcaaaaataaattacatgtTACTGAAGAAAACCAGTACAATATTCTCCCTGCAAATGAATTTTAGTATTAAAATCCTGCTTCCTTCATTGCTGTAATTTAGAAACCATAACAAAGTGTGGcgctgaaaatattttttaatatgttacTTTAGCCACATTAAAATCTTGCACAAATGTTGTTACTCCTCTTTCAGATAAAATGTCTTCTCTCTCACATTTTGTGAATTATCAGCCTTGTCTCTCATTCTGTAATGgtgcttgaaaagaaaaatttacaaTTCTGTTCAAAACAGTAAAGCTAACATTTGCATTGTCTTAGAATCTAATTGTACTAGAAAAAAGTATCATCACAACTAACCATGGAGGTGAAAATATTGTAGACTGCAGGTAGTGGTGTAAATTAAGGTTTTCACATTCATagtgaatatttaaatatgtttttatctCTGTAGAAACTAtgaaatttaactttttaatgCAGTAATACAGCAAGATTATCTTTGCAGAACATCTATTTAGAATATACTGGGAAAATAATTAACAACATTGCAATGATGCTGCAGAAAGCTTTCAGTGCAGGGGCCAAATGTTCTACATCTAGAGTTGCAGAAGATGTAGACAAAGCAAATTCTTAAAAGGCTTTTAAACAAGTGAGATGACAATTCCATAACCTTGAAGCGAGGAAGAGCCTGGAGAGCCTGAAGACAATTTAGCATTTCACATCCGTGAGAAGGTGCCTGTTAAGAAGATGGAAGTCAAACAGTAATTCCCAATTAGCTCTCCAAGACTGAACATCAGGCACGTGGCTGTTGGGATCCCCATCAACACATCTGCTGATAACCACACTGAAGCATctgccccagggacagctggaATATGGAAATGCCATGAGCTTACAAAAAGAAGGCATTTGAAGCTGATTTTGTTATTGCTTTTTGGGGGTACACAGTACTAAGAGGTGCAGAAGTTATTTCAGTCATTAAAATCTGTCCCTaagtgctgagctgcagcacagaaaattttAAGGTATGTTGTATTTCCTAAATAAATCACTGGCACGATTTTACACAGTCATCAGACAGCTCTTCAGTGAAAACACACCAGCTATACTTCATGGCTGTTCTGCCTAGAGGAGTGTTCTCTCTCCATGATCATATCATATCATCACTAATTTATCTGACACTCATTTCCCCAACCCACCCACTCTTTTCTCTGCTCAACACTTCTTACCTCCTTGTGACACTGCTTGAGCAGACTGATAATTACATTACACTCTTCAGTGTGCAGATGAGGAGACAGGTCTGGATGCATCTTTAGTTAGGGATGATTTTAGTAGCACAAGGACAAGAATCCGAGAAAATTTCCACCTGCCAACATTAAAATAGTGTCACTAGCAAGTCTGATTTAACACATAAGATATTATCATGGCGTTACTTTAACAATATTTGAGatcaaaatgcagtttaatgCATATAATTTATATTACACGGTTACAGTCATTAAATCAGCACGTCTGATCTTCTAAAGAACCCAAATGTTAATGATCAACTAGAAGTTTATAATCTTGGCCATCACAGACATAAACACACAGCTGAGATTTTAATTCTCAGGAACTCTCTAGCAGCATTAATCTTTCTTGAACTCCAGATTATCTTTTAACCTTCCTacttaatttttctgctttcttcctttAAGAAGTTTATGCGATTTTCTTCCTACCTTTCCACCTTTCTTTTCTACCTGTAATCTTCTCCAAAGATTACAACAGGAAGCACAATGCTATTCTATTACAGCACTCTAAGAAATGGCATCTTTTTAGCTATttacacttttttaaaaatcctaatCCAGACACTGGTGgttctttaaaaatcaatactTAATCACTTTATCAAAACAATAATgatattctttttaaatcacTAAGAATTGAAATGTCCCTTTGTGAAACTCCACGTTGTTGCCTCTTGCTGTTTCACTGTGCTCCTTTGAAAAGCAATGGGATTGGTCTTCCACGTGAATTCCCCACTCCATCAGACAGTGGAAGGAAGCACTGAGGTTTCCCTCACGTTTTCTCTCTGGAGCACTATAGGGGAACACCCTTTCCTGCAGGGTTCTGTGGAGAGGGAGCGAGTTCCTCAGTTGAAATGGATTGAAAGCATCATAGGATATAAGATGACATCTCTGTTCAGGAAGATCACCAGAAATGGGAGGAGAAAATTCCAATCCATCCCAGGACAAATGGGCTCATcctgtaaaattttatttttatggccCATACTGTCACTGAATTAGACAGATGTCTGTTTGTTTACACAGTATTTTGtcatttccccttctcccaaagAGATCACCTTTCCAGTTGCAACACAAAAGGCAAACACCACTACAATTGTACTCAGCAGCAATCACTGTCTTACCACTCCTGCTAGACAGACTGGACAAATACAAGTAACCAATGGTTAGATTTTACAACTGCAATATCCCAAAATTCAGCTGCAGTACTGACAGTTATAATCTTCACTGCTATTCCTAGAATGCTCACGGAATATCTCTGGCTTAAAGAGCCACATACACTCATATATCCAGTACATACACTCATATATCCAGTACTTCCCATCATGTGTTCAGCTTAACAGAGTTAGATGCCCACAAGcaaacttaattttaaaaatccaaacatttAAAAGCTACTGAGAACCCTGAGAATATGTTACACATAGTGTTGTAATGATTTCTTCCAAAAACCTTCCCCCATACTATCTGGAAGTCTAATACTACACTACACTTACTCTTAGAACAGAAGTTGTTGGAAACTGTACAAGTTGCTTAAGCATTCTTTTCAACAAATTAACAAATGAACCTTTAGAAATATGACAGCAGGAGCACGACTGTAACAGCAAAGTGATTAAGAACCCTGCTGTGTTATTGCCACCAGCTTTTGATTGCATGCCACACAAAGTCaatatgttttaaatttatCAGCAGAGCCTTTTTGATAGCTCTGGAGTTAGCATTCCCCTGAGAGGGTGACCTGCTCAATGGCTGTGTGTTATTTTAACATGTGTGAACCCAGAGGATTATTAAAGCTCTTCATCATTCAccctctgcctgtgcttccTAAAACTGTCACCCGAGCTGGCAGCTCAGGAGAACACGAGAGCAGTGTCCTAATGAAACAGGGAATGCACATCAGCACAGGCCAGCTCAAACAGAGCATTTCAAGGAAAAGAATGATTATTTCTAAACTAAGAACAGTAATCACTGCCACGGTTTGCAGAAGTATTCTCAGCCCGTGGATGAAAGCCACCAATGCCTGGAACAGAGGTGATGGTGCACTGCGTTAGTTCAAAGCCTCCTCACAACTCCGAGGGATTTTCCAGTGGCGCCTCTTGTGGAACAGAGCTACAAATCCAAGGTGCCACATCAGCTCATGGATCAGTACTCCTGGAATCTCCAAATAACATTCAATATTAGACTGTTTCAAGTTGTAGCACTCAGTTCTGGTAGGATGTGGACTGAGTCACCAAACATCTTTCTGTGCTTCCCTGGAGGCTTTCGGCATTTCTCAAGCTGTGACAGAGCAGTGCTCAATGTTAAAGTGAAGTTTAGAATGTCAGATTAGACAGTGGTCTGTAAATGAGCAGGGAAAGCTGAAATCTTTGTGCTGGAGGGGAAAGACTCTGACAAACAAAAGAGTTTCAAGAGAAACAACATGTGTGAAGAAGGGACATTGgtttccttaatttctttttaataacattctaatgaaaaataagaattgCAAGTTGCCATTGTACCAGAACTTAAGCCCAATGGACAGAATTTTATACGGGCAGTAGCTCATTGGGACTTAATCTATAAAAGAATACTgggaagacaaaacaaaacaaagccaaaaaaaaaatcaggaaaaaaaattgtaaataataTAAAGTGCTCTGAGGAAACTACTAACAGAAATGCAGGGTAAAGAAAGCCAAGGTAAACACACAATACAAGAAATACTGGAAGTGAAGTAAAAGAACTTTAGAAAATACAGGAATTGCTTTAGAACTGCAAAATGGTAAGCAAATGATAATATCTGAAGTGACTATTTGGAGAAAAGTAGAGAAATTATCTTTTTACATAGTGGCACTGACATATTTCACTGGTTTGCACAGAAATGTTCTGCCCTTTAATGTGTTTGATATGAGATTCAGGgcaattttttcttccttgataGAAATTACTTTACATAGATACCTCAATGATTTGGttaaaataccttaaaaatacaaacttcCATAAACTATTATTCTCTGAACACAGAAGACAAGGATGAGAATAATTAATCTTTCAGCTTCCTAAAACGATTTCTAAATCTATGCTattcttctgggaaaaaataattaagaaattgTCTCATTCCAATATAATATTCTGTCTGGTTTCTCCTTAAGCAGGGGAAACATAGGATATTCTAGCTTTATGGTTTCCAacataaatcagattttttctgaaaaatcaaagGTCTAAAGCTGGAAATTCTCAGATAATGATACTGAATTTCCAATACTAATGtttctgtttagaaaaataAGGAGATAATTCCTTGTGTAAGCAATCTTAGAGATACTAAGCATCTCAAATTTCCTAATAGCAATCAACATATAAATTATCAAGAGATGATACTCATCCCTAATCTAAAAATTGATCTACACGTGTGTTCAATACATCAAATATTACACATTAATTGCAAAAGGAACCTACATGTACTATAGAATTCAAATAAACTGCAGACACCCAGGAAGTAGGCAGAAACCAAAGGCTGACCCAAAAGAGCAGTGAGGAACACTGAGGGCATTTCATGTTTGACACCAAAACTCAAAATGCTCATTTCTCTCCACATGCCAATTTCTCCTCCTGACTCCCTCAAACTTCCTGTGTGGAGAAACAAAAGGTTCAGTAGATTCTCACTTCTTCCCAAAATCAACTCTGAGGTCAGCATGGCAGGAATCCAGGGcagttcctttcttttctcagaATCTCCTATAAATATGAACTAACATAAATATGAACTAACCATTTCCCTgatgcagaaggaaaactgagTTAGGTTCCTTTAGTTTTGCTGATTAGCCCAATGTTTAATCCTTCCATGCTTGAGGGACAACAATGAAGGGAAGGTTTAGATCTAGGTAATTGTTTCCATAAGATACTTTTTccatatttaattaaaacatgTTAGAAGACTACCTTTAAAACCGAGTTTTACTATTGTTCCATTTGAAAAGaacaatctctttttttttcaactttctAAGGTCAatgataaaaaaacccaaaccacatgAATTCACACACACTATTCAGAAAAATGATCTCTTAAAGCAAAATGCAAATCCTTTTTTAGCAACCCTGATGATGCAAAATTACACCTTAGCACCTACTAATGATGAAGCTCTTGAACACGAACACAGAACTCTGCTTTGCACAGCGCCACGGAACACAAACATTTGCTGCAAACACTCAAATGACGCCCACAAGGCGGCAGCAGGAGCGTGCAAACCACAGCAGGGAttcacagcagggaggggaacaAACCCGAGACTCCTCTCAATACACTCTACTCTCCACgtttaacatttctttttgcagtTAATGTCACTGTCTAACTTGAGTAATACAAAACATTTGGAGTTTCGCATTCTCAGTTACACAGTATTGTTCTGTTTGGAAAAAAGGATTTAATCTCAGCAACTTTTTGTTTACTCAAATCCTATTTTCTCTAAGATTGAACAAATTTTTAGCATAAAAAATTCAGCTCCACACCCAACAGGCTGGTGTTTACTTCAAGGTATCATTCGTGCCACTTCAGCAGAACTCCTGCATTCCTTTCCTACACACAGAATTTTGACAATAGCTTTGAATACTCTGTGATCAGCAAAATGAGAAATCACAGTTGATGCAAACCATTTCAAAACCCAAGGGAACTCAAAGCTCAGGACTTTGTTTCTACCTTTCAGTAATATCATTTACAGCTTCCAGCCCAGGATATTGaagtgtcactgctgtccttAAGGCTATGATTAGGCACACTGACAATGACCCCAAACTTTCCAGCAtctacaaaaaattaaaaacccattTTAATAAAGCAAGCCTAGCTAAATCTTACAAAATGTACTCATGACCTCTTGAGTTTCTGTCTCTGAAACTAGCACTGGTTTTCCAATATTACTTATTAGAatggaggaaaataatttagaaacGTATCTATGAAGActagaaaggaaacagaaaaagggTCAATTATGTCTACTTTGAGATCTTTTTAATTATGTAGATGTAGAATGCACTTACTTTCCCTGAAcctaaagaatatttttttatgttgaTAAATAAGAGTCATATAGATTTTACATGACCACTTTCTGCCAACAATTCAACCTCCCTCACAGCAGTAGAATGAGCTAACCTGCTTTTAGTACCTGATGAAACTACATCATACCTGATTTCATACTTAGCAAAACAAATTAAGAAAGTGTTAATCCTAAGGAACAGAGCAGGTGGAACACCAATTTGAATACTAATTTCTACAATTTTATTAAAGGTTGAAATAGGTGAACAAGTAAAGCACCAGAAGatattttcactttctggcaACTATTTAAGGTCGTATTCATACAAGAAACATCAGCAGAGTTTTGGCACAATTAGTGGGATGTTTTTATTGTAACATACAGCACCACTGCCCAGTACAACACTATCACAAATTACTAAAGGAGCCTCTTCCTATTCCTGTTATGCCTTTGCAGAATATACAGTTAAGAATGACAAGATCCAGACAGCATAAATCTAAAGCActgtctagtggaaggtgttgccttccctgcctatggcaggggcATTGAACAaaatgatctttgaggtcccttccaacccaactcACTCTACAATTACATAAGGACAAGGTGCTGTCACCAAATTCCTGTTTTGCCAGCTGCTCTTGTATTTCAGCCGCATCCACGAGAGCAGGCTTCTTTCCATTTCATCGCCATTTCATTAATTTCCCGAAGAACTCTATGAGCCTATCACAATCTTCTTGCTTACTGTAAAACAGCGTTTTCccttcagaaagaaaggaagcaaGAGGATCACATTTCCGTTTTGGAAAAGACAGGCTCCGACCCTTCTAGGAGCCCGATCCCGTGACGAAAGGAAGGTAGAACTCGGCAGAAAGTAAACATTGTTTAATAGCGCGGTTCTCCCATGGGGTGcgaggagctggggcagctaCTGTTAAGGCAGGGGGGTCCCACTGAGCTAGGCCGCGCTGTTCgcagctcctcactgctccCGGAAGGCCTTAAAGAAGCAACgggacacacacagacacaggaaaagcagcttaCGGCAGCCACAACCGAGAGACCCGTGATCCCACACAGACCTGCCCTTCCAAAGCCCTCCGGGAGTTCCGGAAAACGCTGCGCGATGAGCGGAGGGTCCCAGAAGGTGGACCCGAGCTCAGCTCGGCACGGCCCCCCCAAAGCCAGGCGACTggaagggaaggcagcaggagatggggGAAGGTTCCCCTATACACCCTCTTTTCCCTGAATTTTTCCCGTTCCCGCTGGCTCCGCCCGAGGCCGCCCCTCACTCACCCCGGTGCGGGGCGGGTCCAGTCACTCGCCCGGCCCCAGCCGGAAGCCGCCTCAGAGCGAGGAGCGCGGCGGGGCTGCAGGCGGGGAGCGCTGTGATTGGATGGCCGGGGGACGGCGCGGACTCTGATTGGTCGGTTCGAAAGGCGGGCGCGGGAGCGGCgtggggcggcggggccgggccgggctaGCTCCGCTCGGGTCGGTCGCGGGGTTTTGCGCGCCCGCTGTCCGAGGGCCACGGACACCGATCGGACCGGAGAGACAGCAACAGCCCTGGAGGGCACCCAGCGCCCCTTCTCTCTGCTCGCACCAGGCCTCGGTAAGGGCGTGACGGGatttggtctgttcagcctgaagaacaGGAGACTGGGGGGAAACTCATGGCAGTGTACAACTTTCTCGTGAGGGGCAGGCAGTGATCTCTGACGACTAGTGAGTGACAGGATCCCAGGGAGTggcatgaagctgtgtcaggggaggtttagatgggatatcaGGACAAGGATTTTCATCCAGTGGGGGTTTGGAACCGGAAccggctccccagggcagtggtcacagcaccaagcctgccaGAGCTCAGGAAGGGTTTGGACCACACATTCGGTCCCCTGGTGGAAGTTTTGGAgtgtcctgcacagggctgggagttgGACTGTGATCCTGGCGGATCCTTTCCAGCTaaggatattctgtgattcagtgtcTATGTAAGTTATTGCATGTGTTTTAAATTGCCACTGTCTAAATCTGTAGTAGTGCCACACTTAGGCCTGACATCCATGTCAGCCAGTTGTGCCGAGGTGTTGCTCTGTACACCTTCAAAGGGAGCAAGTCCCCTGAGCCTGCCTGTGTCTTGCTCTTACCTTCTTTAACCTTTCAGTTCTCCAGGCGGTTCCATCATGGATGAAACCGTGGCTGAATACATCCGAAGAACTGTGctaaaaatcccaaagaatGAAATCAAGATGATGCTGCAGAAATGGGGCTTTCTCTctgaggcacagctgcagaCTCTAAATTTCCACCAGACAAAGGACAACATTTCTCAGGAAGTTGTTCAACTCTGTGAGGTAAATCTACTTTAAAAAACGTCAGTGACATACTTCAGGATGCATGAGAAGCATCAtgtaaaaaacctgaaacattAATCTTTGGCCACAACACAGCCTCAAATGGCACCTTGTAGTCAGGAAAATATAAAGCTCAGCTGGTAAGGATTGTgttcctcttgctctgcagaggaataTTTAAACcttgctgaaataatttttgttattgATTTCTCAAAACCTGAGACCAGGTGTGGTGTCTTTGAAGAGAGTGTACGTGCTGTGGGCTTCAATGAAATGTCCTTTAAACTGCCAATACTGAGATTATTTTTCACTTGCTAACCAGTGTGATCAGGCATTCTGGACCTGTAGTTCACCATATACTCTTGTTCCTTCCAGGAAAATTCTGCAGACATAAAGCAAGCAGCAGTTCTAGACATAATCTGTAAGTAAAAAGTGAATtaaatgacatttattttttctgaataagTTCATAGTGCTCTTAATTACATGGTGATGACCCTTGTGGGGTGCAGATGCATTTAGGGTAAGCACATCACTTTTTAGATGAATCTTATTGCATGTGACCTCTTTTACAAAAAGCTTAAGATCAACAAAAGTATGTAACTCCTAACTCCAATATCAATTCACAACTTGATTAGATAACAGTTTAAATCTCAAGGGTTTTTCTAACAGTCCCCACGTCTTACATTGGGCAGTTTAGGTAAAATCCTTCCTTAAACACTGAACCCCAGGAATGCCCTTTATTAGCCACTCACCAAATTACAAAAGAACTTTACatatcttttaattaaaaatattttgcttttatgatTACTATGAATGGTAGTTTAAGAATGTTAATACATTATATTGCATTATcagaagtaatatttttaaagtaacccGTCTATAAAAGTATTATAAAATTCTTTGTACCTTTAATTCCTGCTTGATAATACATTATGTTACTGAgcaattcttatttttcttagaCAACCACGCctaccaaaacaaaagaatgtGGAGTGTTTACCAGATGAAAAAATCAGGTAAAATGTCTTTCCTTGCTGTAATCCCACATTTCTCTGCACCTTAGTGCTGTGCTGCTTCATACCCTACATTTTAACCACAAATGTAGTCTCATCTGGATTTTTGCTGTAGAGagatttttacattttactgCAGCCTAGTATGGATTTTTCAATGGACATTAATGTTTTTAGAATACTTTCCATTAACTTCTCAAGCTATTATTACACTTTAGTAACTACTAATTAAATATCAATCTTTTCTCTGTATAGCAATAATATGGGTCAgaattaaaatacagcttttcatTTAAGGTTATGCAActtcatctttttctgcttaattttgtttcagcaaAACTAAAAACATCTCTACTTCTTGTACGCACGAATCTTATttctggttgggtttttttgtctcatGTAACAGGAGAAGAATTGGAATATTTTGACATaacagatttcagaaaaaagtttaaaagaagACTTCGGTCAGCCTTGAAAAATGTAAGAATAAATCCATTCTAAATTTGCTTCACAGCTTTTGTGTCAATATGTTGTTTTCAAAACTGTTCCTTACAGTTTGAATCAAGAATTAAATGGAATTATTCATTTGAGTATGATAGGAACTGCATGTGAAATAGGAAAAATTTATTGTATATCTGTTTTAGCGACTTCACAATTATGCTGGAAGaacataaaatgtaaatttgtCTTAAAATGTGACTGGCTTGAAGAAAGTCAGCATGTTGGTGGGTTTTTATCAAATCTTTGCCCAGTTTGCAGGAGCCTTTAGAGGGCAACAAATCCAAATCATACTCACAGCCAATCAGCTGCAATTCATATCCCTCTCTTATAAgaaaatttttaatattttgggggttttgttgggtttttttttaagtcaatcCAATTGAGTCAAGGTAAAAAGAAGTAAACAAGGAGCAAATCAACAAGAATAGAAAAGGGAATGTTCAGACTTGATTGTGTATTCTTGGGCAGTGACAAATATTATGTTCAGGTCTAAAATCACAAGTTGATCAAAAATTTAGTTTCTCCAGAAATGGACATATTGGAATTATTGCCACTAGCCCTCCTTCTAAACAGACATCTTTGTGTGGTTTTCCCAAAAGAGAGATTAGTGCTTATTTTcaaccttcagaaaaaaatgtatattgacaggaagaaaagcaatatTAGAGTTTGAAAGGTGATTCTTCTTTTTATCCCAGTTTGTGAGGTTattgtttttctgtgaaaattttatttaaatacagtcCTTACGACACTtagtgtgtttttttctttttcaagcagTGGTACTAAATTATGTTTGAGTGTTGTGAACAGAGATGTTAAGAGAGAAGACAATCTTTAcgtgttggttttctttttctgtcaggTCACCATCACCTTTAAGGAATATGAGGATAATGCAATCTGGATTAGAGTTGCCTGGGGAACACCatataaaaccccaaaccagtaCAAACCCAGCTATGTTGTGTACCATTCACAGACTCCCTATGTCTTCATTTCTGCCTCAGTGCTGAAGAGCAACATGCCTCTGCTGTGTCAGGTACAGCATAAACCTGCCCAGACCCTGGCTTCCCCACACTCATGTACAGCTATAACTGGGTTAGCTTGTAAGAGGTTTGGTAAAGATGCCTCACTTAACATAATTTGTTAATTTAATAATTTGCTAAACTatgtactttattttttttctccttagctCATGATAAAAATGGGGCAAAACCCAAATCTTTGGATTGGTGCATTGTGAATAAACTCAGTTTATTGGGATTTTTGCTGCTCctgaatttaatttcttaacCAAGTCTTGGGCAGTATTCCATTAAATTGTCTCACAGAAGTTGAAGAATATTAGATCAACACTGTTAACTTCAAGAGCTAAGCATATAAGCTCATCAGGAAATGCTGATCATTTCTGTTAGCTTGTGGTGATCAGCTTTGGtagtattttttcctctatttagAAATTTCCTCAAATTTCTGTAGTAgtaattcaaatattttatgattctcttggtttatttttcagctgataAGACTATGGGCTTAGCTGGTTAACTGTGaatgcttttaaatattaaCCTGACTGTATAACAATCTCTGCAACGTTGTTTCAGAGATGAAAACCCTAGTTAAACAGCAGTTGCTTGAAACAAAAACGTCACAATGTCTAGAGAtgctatttttttatatattacaAACGCAGTGATGATTAAGACTGATGTTAAAACaatttcaattttcatttaaaggCCCTGATTGTTGCTTCCAATTACCATGACATCCGTGAAATGGAGCTTCGAAGTCATTCTTTAAAATCCCTTAAAGATATTGTGTTTAAGAGATATAGCCAGGTGAGCCACTTCACAAGTAAATCCTAAGATAAgtcttgctttttgtttcagGCCTAGTTCTCACCCCCTAGCAAGGGGGAAAATTCACCTTTTCCAAGAGACCATCAAGTTAAAATATTATTGAGCTTCTGAGGTCGACAGCCTTTCATGAAGGTAACATCACAATGGGGATGTAATTATTTAGTATCCCACGTGCTCTTTATTATTGTAATTCCTAATGGCTAAACTCAgactaaaaattaaaactgaattaaCAATTCAGTCCTAAGCTTTTTTAGCATTCTTTTATTAGGCTTCCTAGAG is from Prinia subflava isolate CZ2003 ecotype Zambia chromosome 13, Cam_Psub_1.2, whole genome shotgun sequence and encodes:
- the CENPN gene encoding centromere protein N produces the protein MDETVAEYIRRTVLKIPKNEIKMMLQKWGFLSEAQLQTLNFHQTKDNISQEVVQLCEENSADIKQAAVLDIIYNHAYQNKRMWSVYQMKKSGEELEYFDITDFRKKFKRRLRSALKNVTITFKEYEDNAIWIRVAWGTPYKTPNQYKPSYVVYHSQTPYVFISASVLKSNMPLLCQALIVASNYHDIREMELRSHSLKSLKDIVFKRYSQNFQTYTTKPLQGGKVEPENADIRIVQENIREKERIHRLNQEAFGSGPQPKLEFAQYRLETMFKSDPKMDVLDKKEPFRCLVKFSSPHLLESLKSLAPAGMADAPLSPLLTCIPHKARNYFKIREKKGLFPESFVSP